In Spirochaeta cellobiosiphila DSM 17781, the following proteins share a genomic window:
- a CDS encoding integrase core domain-containing protein produces NRTARHEWLELNIFKSIYHAQELATRGMWIYNNERPHSSLGGITPRMVLDNSTNYSY; encoded by the coding sequence TTAATAGAACTGCTAGACATGAATGGCTAGAGTTGAATATCTTCAAATCTATCTATCATGCACAAGAACTTGCGACAAGAGGGATGTGGATATACAATAATGAAAGACCTCATTCGTCTTTGGGCGGCATTACCCCTAGAATGGTTTTAGATAATTCTACAAATTACTCCTATTAA